In one Terriglobales bacterium genomic region, the following are encoded:
- the purL gene encoding phosphoribosylformylglycinamidine synthase subunit PurL, translating to MATQSLQTPPIPCRATPELLKTHGITPEEYERIVQALGREPSITELGIYSVMWSEHCSYKSSKVHLKRLPTRSDRVVQGPGENAGIIDIGDGWACAFKIESHNHPSYIEPFQGAATGVGGILRDIFTMGARPLAVMDSLRFGRIVERRKPRGDGDGVQGTPSSGDQRASASYSPARKLRSLEAKKLIHKNHSILEGVVSGIASYGNCFGVPNLGGETKFEECYFGNPLVNAFALGLVRKNEIFYAKASGEGNPVIYVGAKTGRDGIHGATMASEEFKEGSEQKRPNVQVGDPFLEKLLLEACLEAMQTGAVVGIQDMGAAGLTCSTCEMGARGGVGIEIELDHVPQRETGMTAYEIMLSESQERMLLVAERGREHEVFLVFEKWGLDAVTVGRVIGEPRMRVLEHGNIVADIPNTSLTDEAPVYRRPMQPWSAPVPKDKPTDIQLGATSDLTGVLKRLLASQNICSKRWVHEQYDSMVQTNTVQGPGGDGGVMRIKDTGRGLAMSLDGNGRWCYLSPKVGAMHAVAEAARKVACAGGIPVAATNCLNFGNPEKPHIMWQFSEVIDGLAEACTALGTPITGGNVSLYNETLGEGIYPTAVLGVVGIVEDVHRTATPHFQSPGREIILLCGATPSYDDRQLGSSEYAKEIVGSLWGEPPALDLNSEASLQKCVLELIEKGLVESAHDCSDGGLAVAVAESCFRNEIGAELHLRETPDPIEIALFGEQASRVLVSCVPGDRQTIQQLAAKHNIQAEFLGRTGGEKLVIRRGSSNAVSVYMADIKNVWAQALECALHSDVPEKLVPELLDK from the coding sequence ATGGCCACTCAATCGCTCCAGACTCCTCCGATTCCTTGTCGAGCCACACCTGAGCTGTTAAAGACGCACGGCATCACTCCTGAAGAATACGAGCGCATTGTGCAAGCGTTAGGACGCGAGCCATCGATCACCGAGCTGGGTATTTACAGCGTGATGTGGAGCGAGCACTGCTCGTACAAGTCGTCGAAGGTTCACCTGAAGCGCCTGCCTACGAGGAGTGACCGCGTCGTGCAGGGCCCGGGAGAGAACGCTGGCATCATCGACATCGGCGACGGCTGGGCTTGCGCCTTCAAGATCGAATCACACAATCATCCTTCGTACATTGAACCCTTCCAGGGCGCGGCCACTGGCGTCGGTGGGATTCTGCGCGACATTTTCACCATGGGCGCTCGTCCGCTTGCGGTGATGGACTCTCTGCGCTTTGGACGAATCGTAGAGCGCCGCAAGCCTCGGGGCGACGGCGACGGTGTGCAGGGAACACCTAGCAGCGGAGATCAACGGGCAAGCGCCTCGTATTCGCCCGCGCGAAAGCTCAGGAGCTTAGAAGCCAAAAAGCTGATCCACAAGAATCATTCCATTCTCGAAGGCGTAGTGAGCGGCATTGCGTCGTACGGCAATTGCTTTGGCGTGCCAAATCTGGGCGGCGAGACAAAGTTCGAGGAGTGCTATTTCGGGAATCCGCTCGTAAATGCCTTCGCGCTTGGTCTCGTGCGTAAGAATGAGATTTTCTACGCCAAGGCTTCTGGCGAGGGGAATCCTGTGATTTACGTCGGCGCCAAGACCGGACGCGATGGCATCCATGGCGCTACGATGGCCAGCGAGGAGTTCAAGGAAGGATCGGAACAGAAGCGTCCAAATGTTCAGGTCGGAGATCCTTTTTTGGAAAAGCTTCTGCTCGAAGCCTGTCTTGAGGCCATGCAAACGGGCGCTGTTGTCGGCATTCAGGATATGGGCGCCGCAGGCCTTACTTGCTCTACGTGTGAAATGGGTGCGCGCGGAGGTGTTGGCATCGAGATCGAGCTGGATCACGTTCCCCAGCGCGAGACGGGAATGACTGCGTACGAGATCATGCTCAGCGAGTCCCAGGAACGCATGCTTCTCGTCGCCGAGCGAGGACGTGAGCACGAAGTCTTCCTCGTCTTCGAAAAATGGGGATTGGACGCAGTGACCGTTGGTCGCGTCATAGGCGAGCCGCGCATGCGTGTGCTCGAGCATGGGAACATCGTGGCGGATATCCCCAACACTTCCCTCACTGACGAGGCTCCAGTGTACCGGCGTCCCATGCAGCCATGGTCGGCTCCAGTCCCGAAGGACAAGCCCACAGACATTCAGCTTGGCGCGACTTCTGACTTAACCGGCGTCCTCAAGCGTCTGCTTGCCTCCCAGAATATCTGCTCGAAGCGTTGGGTTCACGAGCAGTACGACAGCATGGTGCAGACCAACACCGTGCAAGGTCCGGGTGGGGATGGTGGCGTGATGCGCATCAAGGATACGGGTCGTGGACTTGCGATGTCGCTCGACGGCAATGGCCGCTGGTGCTACTTAAGTCCCAAAGTGGGAGCCATGCACGCCGTAGCCGAAGCCGCGCGCAAAGTTGCCTGCGCCGGTGGTATACCGGTGGCAGCCACAAATTGCCTGAATTTCGGCAATCCTGAGAAGCCGCACATCATGTGGCAGTTCTCCGAGGTGATCGACGGGTTAGCCGAAGCGTGCACTGCGCTTGGCACACCGATTACAGGGGGCAACGTGAGTCTCTACAACGAGACTCTCGGCGAAGGGATTTACCCGACTGCGGTGCTCGGAGTAGTGGGCATCGTCGAGGACGTTCACCGCACGGCGACGCCGCACTTCCAATCTCCTGGACGCGAAATAATTCTGCTTTGCGGCGCCACACCCTCGTATGACGACCGCCAGCTTGGCTCGTCGGAATACGCGAAGGAAATCGTCGGATCGCTGTGGGGGGAACCCCCGGCTCTCGATCTCAATTCTGAAGCCTCGCTACAAAAGTGTGTGCTCGAGCTGATCGAGAAGGGCCTGGTTGAGTCTGCACACGACTGCTCGGATGGCGGTCTGGCCGTGGCGGTGGCGGAATCGTGTTTCCGCAACGAAATCGGGGCAGAACTGCATTTACGCGAGACGCCGGATCCGATCGAGATCGCTCTCTTTGGCGAGCAGGCTAGCCGCGTGCTCGTTTCTTGCGTCCCGGGTGACCGCCAGACCATCCAACAATTAGCGGCTAAACACAACATTCAAGCAGAGTTCCTGGGAAGAACCGGCGGAGAGAAACTTGTGATCCGTCGCGGCTCATCCAACGCGGTTTCGGTTTATATGGCCGATATAAAAAATGTATGGGCCCAGGCCCTCGAATGCGCCTTACACTCGGACGTACCCGAAAAGCTCGTGCCGGAGCTATTGGATAAATAG
- the purF gene encoding amidophosphoribosyltransferase, whose product MSIIEKSDKFHDECGVMAVHGHAEASKLAYLGLYALQHRGQESAGIASSDLVRLHNIKAMGLVADIFTEDVLGRLPGSLAIGHTRYSTTGDSALLNAQPIRVECNKGAIALAHNGNLVNAQVLRRQLEQNGSIFQTTSDTEVVVHLIAQSKEQTLPDAIADALRRIEGAFSLVLMTRDRIFAARDPHGFRPLSMATLPNPTGKPSIVFASETCAFDLIGAHYERDVRPGELVVVGSEGVHSRVFAPPREQSSCIFEHVYFSRPDSVIFGRPVQESREALGRELAREVPAEADLVVPVPDSGVTAAIGYSNESGIPFSFGLIRNHYVGRTFIEPEQRVRDFGVRLKLNPVQHLLKGKRVVLIDDSIVRGTTSRKIVRMVRDAGATEVHMRISCPPTISPCFYGVDTPSKKHLIAANKSVEEIREYIGADSLAYLSLEGLKRACAEGENTSYCTACYTGKYPTDFVDVEDIEPVPVAWK is encoded by the coding sequence ATGTCGATCATCGAAAAATCCGATAAGTTCCACGATGAATGTGGCGTAATGGCCGTGCACGGTCATGCCGAGGCGTCAAAGCTTGCCTACTTGGGACTTTATGCTCTGCAGCACCGCGGACAGGAATCGGCGGGCATAGCCAGCTCCGACCTGGTGCGCCTGCACAACATTAAGGCTATGGGACTCGTTGCCGACATCTTTACCGAAGATGTCCTCGGAAGGTTGCCGGGGTCTCTGGCGATTGGGCATACACGCTACTCGACAACAGGCGACTCCGCCCTGCTGAACGCCCAGCCGATTCGTGTGGAGTGCAACAAAGGCGCGATCGCTCTGGCCCATAATGGAAATCTTGTAAACGCGCAGGTTCTGCGCCGCCAGCTCGAGCAGAATGGATCGATCTTCCAGACCACGAGCGACACCGAAGTTGTCGTACATCTAATTGCCCAATCCAAAGAGCAAACTCTTCCCGACGCCATCGCCGACGCCCTCAGGCGAATTGAAGGAGCCTTTTCCCTTGTACTCATGACCCGCGACCGCATCTTTGCGGCTCGCGATCCGCATGGTTTCCGCCCGCTATCGATGGCTACTTTGCCCAATCCGACCGGCAAGCCCTCGATTGTCTTTGCCTCAGAAACGTGCGCCTTTGATCTCATTGGAGCTCATTACGAACGCGACGTGAGGCCCGGAGAGTTAGTCGTTGTAGGCAGCGAGGGAGTGCACTCGCGCGTCTTTGCCCCACCCCGTGAGCAGTCTAGCTGCATCTTCGAGCACGTGTACTTTTCCCGTCCGGATAGCGTGATCTTTGGCCGTCCAGTGCAGGAAAGTCGTGAGGCATTGGGGCGTGAGCTAGCCCGTGAAGTTCCCGCAGAAGCCGATCTGGTCGTCCCGGTTCCCGATTCGGGAGTGACCGCTGCGATAGGCTATTCGAATGAGAGCGGTATTCCGTTCAGTTTCGGCCTGATTCGCAATCACTACGTGGGCCGCACGTTCATCGAACCGGAGCAGCGTGTTCGCGACTTCGGCGTCCGCCTAAAGCTGAATCCCGTACAGCACCTGCTGAAGGGCAAGCGCGTCGTGCTGATCGATGACTCCATCGTTCGCGGCACTACCAGCCGCAAAATCGTTCGCATGGTGCGCGATGCGGGGGCGACTGAAGTCCACATGCGAATTTCTTGCCCACCCACGATTTCGCCCTGCTTCTACGGAGTCGACACTCCTTCGAAGAAGCACCTCATTGCGGCGAACAAGTCTGTGGAGGAGATTCGCGAATATATCGGCGCTGATTCGCTCGCGTATCTCTCGCTTGAAGGCCTCAAGCGTGCCTGCGCTGAGGGCGAAAACACTAGCTACTGCACCGCTTGTTACACGGGCAAATATCCGACCGACTTTGTAGATGTAGAGGATATTGAGCCGGTGCCGGTCGCCTGGAAGTAA
- a CDS encoding dTMP kinase, with product MSIKRPLLISFSGLDGAGKSTQIENLQERLAAAGLKIRLLTFWDDIVVMTRYREGFVHKVYGSEKGVGAPNKPVKRRDKNVRAWYLTIARQALYLLDAIHLRTAVRKALKSGADVVILDRYIYDELANLPLDRPMTLAFLNLIQKIAPLPDIAYLLDADPEAAHKRKPEYPVDFMHRCRAAYYRLAALLGTMTIIPPLPLAEAKMAVVTVCDKTILARELEIAIEPPTRGVGAPAA from the coding sequence GTGAGTATCAAGCGTCCACTACTGATTAGCTTCTCCGGACTTGACGGTGCGGGTAAAAGCACACAAATTGAGAACCTTCAGGAACGTCTGGCTGCAGCCGGCTTGAAGATTCGCCTGCTTACCTTTTGGGACGACATCGTGGTGATGACACGTTACCGCGAAGGTTTTGTTCACAAGGTCTATGGCAGTGAGAAGGGGGTTGGCGCGCCGAATAAACCGGTCAAACGCCGCGACAAGAATGTTCGTGCATGGTATCTGACCATCGCGCGCCAGGCACTTTACCTGCTCGATGCGATACACCTTCGCACGGCAGTGCGGAAAGCGTTGAAATCGGGAGCCGACGTCGTAATTCTCGACCGCTATATCTACGACGAACTGGCGAACCTGCCGCTCGATCGCCCGATGACGCTCGCATTTCTTAATCTCATCCAGAAGATCGCGCCCTTGCCCGATATCGCGTATCTGCTGGATGCCGATCCCGAGGCCGCTCACAAGCGAAAGCCTGAGTATCCCGTGGACTTCATGCACAGGTGTCGTGCGGCGTACTACCGGCTAGCAGCACTGCTCGGAACGATGACGATTATTCCGCCGCTCCCCTTGGCTGAGGCGAAGATGGCAGTGGTCACAGTGTGTGACAAGACTATTTTGGCGCGTGAGTTGGAAATCGCCATCGAGCCGCCGACTCGTGGAGTCGGGGCACCGGCGGCCTAA
- a CDS encoding STAS domain-containing protein has translation METSRPVVVKRMPEKVNQQEARKFFADVQPFLTSDRPQLVFDLSLVKQLDAAGIEMLLQCVAEVMKRDGDLKLASLSRQASMVLELTRTDRLFEVYENSTEAARSFSGFLPNAMQSISAYPKRAADSTQLAA, from the coding sequence ATGGAAACCAGTAGGCCAGTAGTCGTAAAGAGGATGCCGGAAAAAGTAAATCAACAGGAAGCGAGGAAGTTCTTCGCTGACGTGCAGCCCTTTTTGACCTCAGACCGTCCGCAGCTCGTGTTCGATCTCTCGCTAGTAAAACAGCTCGATGCTGCGGGAATAGAAATGCTCTTGCAGTGCGTCGCGGAAGTAATGAAGCGCGATGGTGACTTGAAGTTGGCGTCGCTCTCCCGGCAAGCCAGCATGGTGCTTGAGCTCACGCGCACCGACCGCCTGTTCGAAGTCTATGAGAATTCGACTGAGGCGGCGCGGAGCTTCTCCGGATTTCTACCCAATGCGATGCAGTCGATTTCGGCTTATCCGAAGAGAGCGGCAGATAGCACGCAGCTGGCTGCTTAG
- a CDS encoding tetratricopeptide repeat protein: MMKSSYIDHIFAPTPMFPRTLFLVLALAASVSAQTFEIGGQQSQPQSQPQAAGKKAGKSAAQRPQQQEESGIGTFGESIAVQREQRAADDALRHNNAAAAYAHAKRAVEMAPGDQGRWFTLGYAARLSGHLSDSENAYKRGLQISPGAAEGLSGLAQTYFRMGRVNDAKRMLLDVIAKYPNRVDDQMMAGELFMQSGDIQQAIQILQHAEQIKPSAHSELLMAIGYMKLKDTARAKQLLDLARRRDPNNIDIFRAVANFQRESHDYQGAIATLKSAPSQKPDLLADLGYTYELAGMKQEAADTYTRYANADSKNINAQLSAAQAWMRLNDSAQTQQFIDRAATIDSNHYRLHAVRAGFAKMQNKDAVAATEYEAALAHMPEDVPEGQMFPIELRLNLSETYKGLGNRAAAQQQIALAEQEINKIQVEGPQRAEFLRVRASIAIGGNDYNAAEKDLLEAMKLDPNNSNIELQYANLLWIMQKKAESEQVYLAVLKHDPRNRYAYESLGYLMRDSGKIPQAEQYFHEMAKLYPDDYVPYLALGDMYTSLDRLDEAQNAYEQGYKLAPQNAAIIAGGSNAAIQNHKFPLATAWVHRSTPAMMDDPRIQREWERVVFFEGKYRESAQFGYKVLAQRPTDLDGAVYLAYSLYNLGRYDDTLALTSRYQVILPKESNFPLLEGHVHKQQGLLDKAVDDYGRALQRDPKMTEAYVNRGYVLNDLQDAEAAIADFDQALKLQPNNGSAHLGAAFSNLELHRSRAALEQATQAEKLLGKLAPIHEAKATAYRQLRQLQKAETEYRAAIALAPSDVALHIALADTLYYQHKYRPTIDQLTIAIREQPDDPFLYAQRAHAEAQLKMRAETLQDVKFAEEQGSDQGAVLLATGDALLLLGETDAAQQRFTRALDAPDANRVQTRLAFARLFANQHKFDDARQQVSLGFTEARVGEATPATADDLVAAGNIFLSMNDFDLAQKLYERAKESGAAEEQVAIGMANVALAQGDDRQAEQYLASLGSRDQYVDNYDYMLAEGAIYRMRHDMPNAVNAFARANALAPENENLEVQRSLHEAAGEQGIPVNSKMSVLSDFSVAPVFDDATIYVTDAKIFGLSGNSAQLPSGRRLVETQFTQGYRYHTEGAPVVSGFFQLDHYSGNYSLPFASRIVETSTNNYNFNGGISPVLRVGSARFEFNTGLQFTVRRDSNELSKFDVNQNLFRQFVFLSSSPLFNALTIRGQAYHESGPFTLQNLSSGEKGARIDFTVGRPWGKNALVTGYTVRDLQFSPIVSEWFTTSSYIGFQRKFGQKLTVTPMVEMIRSWKVQAPQFARAQVFMPAGTFEYRPTERWTVNGNFAWQSGRGKDPLLHAYDNVQSGIYISYLRPLRQNQRDGLGEFAVEYPIRFSVGIQQQNFFNLAGHGQTEIVPVVRLTLF, from the coding sequence ATGATGAAGAGCAGTTACATAGATCACATATTCGCGCCCACTCCCATGTTCCCAAGAACTCTGTTTCTGGTTCTCGCCCTCGCCGCTTCCGTGTCGGCCCAGACGTTTGAAATTGGCGGTCAGCAAAGCCAGCCGCAATCGCAACCGCAGGCAGCGGGGAAGAAAGCTGGCAAAAGTGCCGCCCAACGCCCGCAACAACAAGAGGAGTCTGGTATCGGCACCTTTGGCGAAAGTATTGCCGTACAGCGGGAGCAGCGTGCTGCGGACGATGCCCTTCGCCATAACAATGCCGCAGCTGCGTACGCTCACGCAAAACGCGCGGTAGAGATGGCGCCCGGTGATCAGGGGCGCTGGTTCACGCTGGGATACGCTGCGCGTCTATCCGGACATCTTTCTGACTCGGAGAATGCTTACAAACGTGGACTGCAGATTTCACCCGGAGCTGCCGAGGGACTCTCCGGACTTGCACAGACATATTTCCGCATGGGGCGCGTCAATGATGCCAAGCGCATGTTGCTTGATGTGATCGCGAAATATCCCAACCGCGTCGACGATCAGATGATGGCGGGCGAGCTCTTCATGCAGAGCGGCGACATTCAGCAGGCGATTCAGATCCTGCAGCATGCCGAGCAGATCAAGCCTTCCGCGCACTCCGAATTATTGATGGCGATTGGCTACATGAAGCTAAAGGACACGGCGCGAGCCAAGCAGTTGCTCGACCTGGCCCGGCGGCGGGATCCGAATAACATCGACATCTTCCGTGCAGTAGCAAATTTCCAGCGCGAGTCGCACGACTATCAAGGAGCTATCGCCACACTGAAGAGCGCCCCCTCCCAGAAGCCTGATCTACTGGCTGATCTGGGATATACATACGAGCTTGCGGGCATGAAGCAGGAGGCAGCGGATACGTACACCCGTTACGCCAACGCCGATTCCAAGAACATCAACGCGCAATTGAGCGCTGCCCAAGCCTGGATGCGACTGAACGATTCCGCACAGACGCAGCAGTTCATCGACCGCGCGGCAACCATCGATTCCAATCATTACCGTTTACACGCGGTTCGCGCGGGCTTCGCGAAGATGCAGAACAAAGATGCTGTCGCGGCCACTGAATATGAAGCTGCGTTGGCGCATATGCCTGAGGACGTGCCCGAAGGTCAAATGTTTCCGATCGAACTTCGACTGAATCTGTCGGAGACTTACAAAGGACTCGGGAACCGCGCGGCGGCGCAACAACAGATCGCCTTAGCCGAACAGGAGATCAACAAGATTCAAGTTGAGGGACCACAACGAGCCGAGTTCTTGCGCGTGCGAGCTTCGATTGCGATCGGCGGTAATGATTACAACGCCGCCGAAAAGGATCTGCTGGAGGCGATGAAGCTTGATCCGAATAACTCCAATATCGAGCTTCAGTACGCCAACCTGCTGTGGATCATGCAAAAGAAGGCCGAGTCCGAGCAGGTCTATCTGGCTGTGCTCAAGCACGATCCTAGGAATCGTTATGCCTATGAGAGCCTCGGATATCTCATGCGCGACTCTGGGAAGATTCCGCAAGCGGAGCAGTACTTCCATGAGATGGCAAAGCTCTATCCCGACGATTACGTGCCTTATCTTGCCCTGGGTGATATGTACACATCGCTCGATCGCCTGGATGAGGCGCAGAATGCCTATGAGCAGGGTTACAAGCTAGCGCCGCAGAATGCCGCGATCATCGCTGGCGGCTCCAACGCCGCAATTCAGAATCATAAGTTTCCGCTGGCAACAGCTTGGGTCCATCGCAGCACTCCGGCGATGATGGACGATCCTCGTATCCAGCGCGAATGGGAGCGCGTTGTATTTTTCGAAGGCAAGTATCGGGAATCGGCGCAGTTCGGATACAAAGTGCTGGCGCAGCGCCCAACCGATCTCGATGGCGCCGTCTATCTTGCCTACTCGCTCTACAACCTGGGTCGCTATGACGATACCCTCGCGCTAACGTCGCGCTACCAGGTCATATTGCCGAAGGAATCAAACTTCCCGCTGCTCGAGGGACACGTCCACAAACAGCAAGGCTTGCTCGACAAAGCGGTCGATGACTATGGTCGCGCGCTGCAACGCGATCCGAAGATGACAGAAGCCTATGTGAATCGCGGGTACGTGTTGAACGATCTCCAGGATGCAGAGGCAGCGATCGCAGACTTTGATCAAGCCCTGAAGTTGCAGCCGAACAACGGCAGCGCTCACTTAGGAGCGGCGTTTTCGAACCTCGAGCTACATCGCTCCCGCGCTGCCCTGGAGCAGGCAACGCAGGCTGAAAAGCTTCTCGGAAAATTGGCGCCGATTCACGAAGCGAAGGCGACTGCCTATCGCCAGCTTCGCCAGCTGCAAAAGGCCGAGACCGAGTATCGGGCGGCCATCGCGCTTGCTCCGAGCGATGTTGCGTTGCACATCGCTCTCGCCGACACGTTGTACTACCAGCACAAGTATCGTCCTACGATCGATCAGTTAACCATAGCCATCCGCGAACAGCCAGACGACCCGTTCCTCTACGCGCAGCGCGCCCATGCTGAGGCTCAACTCAAGATGCGGGCTGAGACTCTGCAAGACGTGAAGTTCGCCGAAGAGCAAGGTTCCGACCAGGGAGCCGTGTTGCTTGCGACTGGCGACGCTCTCCTGCTGCTCGGTGAGACAGATGCGGCGCAGCAGCGCTTCACGCGTGCACTCGATGCTCCGGACGCAAATCGTGTGCAAACCCGACTGGCTTTTGCACGCCTGTTTGCGAATCAGCACAAGTTTGACGACGCTCGACAGCAAGTGTCGCTTGGATTCACCGAAGCGAGAGTGGGCGAAGCTACTCCTGCGACCGCAGACGATCTCGTCGCTGCCGGAAACATCTTCTTGTCGATGAACGACTTCGACCTCGCACAGAAACTGTATGAACGAGCGAAAGAGTCCGGGGCCGCCGAGGAGCAAGTCGCTATCGGCATGGCCAATGTCGCCTTGGCGCAAGGAGATGATCGTCAGGCTGAACAATACCTCGCCAGTCTTGGGAGCCGCGATCAGTACGTCGACAACTACGACTACATGCTGGCCGAAGGTGCGATCTATCGCATGCGACATGACATGCCGAACGCAGTAAATGCGTTCGCGCGTGCGAATGCGCTCGCACCGGAAAACGAAAACCTTGAAGTCCAGCGAAGCCTGCATGAGGCAGCCGGCGAGCAGGGAATCCCGGTCAACAGCAAGATGAGCGTGCTCTCGGATTTTTCTGTGGCTCCTGTGTTCGATGACGCGACGATTTACGTAACGGACGCTAAGATCTTCGGACTGAGTGGAAACAGTGCCCAGCTTCCGAGCGGCCGCCGCCTGGTTGAGACGCAATTCACCCAAGGCTATCGCTACCATACGGAAGGAGCGCCGGTTGTGAGCGGCTTCTTCCAGCTCGATCACTACTCTGGCAACTACTCGCTACCGTTTGCCTCGCGGATAGTCGAAACCAGTACCAACAACTACAACTTTAACGGCGGAATCAGTCCTGTCTTGCGAGTCGGTAGTGCGAGATTCGAGTTCAATACCGGACTGCAATTTACGGTTCGCCGCGATTCCAATGAACTCTCGAAGTTTGACGTGAACCAGAATCTCTTTCGACAGTTCGTGTTTCTGTCCAGCAGTCCGCTGTTCAACGCGCTCACGATTCGAGGACAGGCGTACCACGAGTCAGGCCCATTCACGCTCCAGAATCTCAGCTCTGGTGAGAAGGGTGCGCGTATTGACTTCACCGTTGGTCGTCCGTGGGGCAAGAACGCGCTCGTTACCGGCTACACCGTACGCGATCTGCAATTTAGCCCCATCGTGAGCGAATGGTTCACAACATCTTCGTACATTGGCTTCCAGCGTAAGTTCGGTCAGAAACTTACCGTCACACCGATGGTCGAGATGATCCGTTCGTGGAAAGTGCAGGCTCCGCAATTCGCACGCGCTCAAGTATTTATGCCTGCCGGTACCTTTGAGTACCGCCCTACGGAAAGATGGACTGTCAACGGGAATTTCGCCTGGCAGTCAGGTCGCGGAAAAGACCCCTTGTTACACGCATATGACAACGTGCAGAGCGGAATCTACATCTCTTACCTCAGGCCCTTACGCCAGAACCAGCGTGATGGACTAGGTGAATTTGCCGTCGAGTACCCAATTCGGTTCTCTGTCGGCATCCAACAACAGAATTTCTTTAACTTGGCTGGTCACGGACAGACGGAGATTGTTCCTGTAGTTCGCCTGACGCTTTTTTAA
- the prmC gene encoding peptide chain release factor N(5)-glutamine methyltransferase: protein MRLDLAIREGTERLQKNVRGDARLDAETLMMHVLGRDKAYLYAHPELELSCTELNRYDEALQRRCAGEPLQYITGHQEFWGIDLLVTPAVLIPRPETEHAVEAALERLRGMKSPRVIDVGTGSGCIAVALASELPEARIEAVDISDEALNVARSNAARLDFANRIEFSKSDLLGKYLDGSPTFDMVVSNPPYVGESEADKLQVEVREHEPHQALFGGGKEGLDIYRRLIPQAAQVLKPGGWLVMEIGYTQEQAIRNLLKEWDEVRAVPDLQGIPRVVIGQRAKELRYRKQ, encoded by the coding sequence TTGCGGCTCGATCTCGCAATCAGAGAAGGTACTGAGCGGCTGCAGAAAAACGTTCGCGGAGACGCTCGTCTCGACGCCGAGACGTTGATGATGCACGTGCTTGGACGCGACAAGGCGTACCTCTACGCTCATCCCGAACTGGAACTCTCCTGCACTGAGCTGAATCGCTATGACGAGGCGCTGCAGCGACGCTGCGCCGGGGAGCCGCTTCAGTACATCACAGGGCATCAGGAGTTTTGGGGGATCGATCTTCTGGTGACCCCTGCGGTGTTGATCCCTCGGCCCGAAACGGAACATGCCGTCGAAGCAGCGCTGGAAAGGCTGCGCGGAATGAAATCTCCGCGCGTAATCGACGTTGGCACAGGCTCAGGGTGTATTGCTGTCGCGCTCGCATCTGAATTGCCGGAAGCAAGAATCGAAGCGGTGGATATTTCGGATGAAGCGCTGAACGTTGCGCGTAGCAATGCGGCGCGCCTCGACTTTGCCAATCGAATAGAGTTCTCGAAAAGCGACTTGTTGGGAAAGTACCTGGACGGCTCGCCAACATTCGATATGGTCGTGTCGAATCCGCCGTACGTCGGCGAGTCCGAGGCCGACAAGTTACAGGTGGAAGTTCGTGAGCATGAGCCGCATCAGGCGCTCTTCGGTGGTGGCAAAGAGGGACTCGATATTTATCGCCGTCTGATTCCGCAGGCTGCTCAGGTGCTAAAACCCGGCGGGTGGCTAGTAATGGAAATTGGTTACACGCAGGAGCAGGCCATTCGGAATTTGTTGAAGGAATGGGACGAAGTTCGAGCAGTGCCGGACTTACAAGGGATACCGCGCGTGGTAATCGGGCAAAGAGCTAAAGAACTTAGGTATCGCAAACAGTAG